The window aaaaaaaaaaaaaaaaaaaaaaaaaaacaatttaaagaaCCAAACTTAACTAAAATTGTCTCAGATGAAAagcaaaacaaaaatgaaaagcaAATTAAGGAAACAACTTTAGTAAAATTGTCTCAGATGAAAAGCAAGACAAAAAGTGAACTGGCGTGAAGAAATGTATGAAGCGAGATTCAGGAGAAAAGCGTGAAGTAAATTGGACGGATCTAACAATGAATAGTTTGCCTGGGTTAATTTCATGTTGTTCACAATCAATTTTTCGGACAGTTAAACAATGGAAAGCAATGAtatggaaaataaaaatcagacgaaactgaaaaaattaaaacaaaatcaaaacaacattaaaaacaaaaccctaaaaaatgaaaaatcactAACCCAAAAATCTAAACAATCGAGACACAAAACGCAATTGATGAAGAGAAAGAAACCGAAAAGGAGGCAAAAACAATCTATCTATTACATATAAAAAAAGAGGAAGACGCAAATCTCACCATTAATCACAAGCAAATGAACTAACCTTATGAATGTTCAAGAATGGATCGAGATTCAAAGCGCAATTGATCAAGATTAGAGAAGAGGGAGACACCTCTATGAAGGAAGCAATTGATCAAAATCAACAGAAGCATATCGTGGAACTGGAATACAATAATGAGGAGGTTAAGTTGAAACTGAAAGAGTGAAAGAATGATGAAGTGAATAGTTGAAAGCAGCTTCGTGGAGCAATCTTAGCGGTTTCCAATTCCACTTGGCCGCAAATAAAAGGCAACTGTTCATTAGAttgaatattgaataataatttatgtggaaattatagaaattaatttttaaaaggtAAAACAATTTAGATATGAGTTATCATCAATCTCTCATTTTTAAAGTCGGATTATAGTTTTTATGACTGGAATATACTAgatatgataatgataatgatatttATCATCCCTGATAGGGATATTACATTATATAATGATTTGTTGGTGGGTTgacataatataaaaaatcaacGTGAAAGAAAATTATCATACTCATACTAATGAGTTAGAATAGGGTGTATGCTGACTCTTGTATCAGGGGCTTGATACTGATAATATGATAAAATATCACGAACTTTAACTAAACACCTAAATTATAGTTGACTCAGTTTATGGACTCTTTAAGTAATAAATATagtatatacttctataatgtTTTGTATatccaatttacttgcaacatttgcttTTCCATGCagttcaatgcactaattcaattacTATAAAAATTCTCttactaataattattttttttcattaatttatgtTAATATTAATGTACCATATTGACTTTTGCTAAGTTTAATACTCATAAAACTAGTTATTTTCTCAGTCTCATTaaatttaccttttttattttttatcctaCTAAATCTGTCTTATTTctatttctaaccactttctTTTTCATTAAATTCTGTCTGTACATTTAACTTATTATTTCaacttattcattcattatctacttattttttcactatttttcttgatttatctatttttcttgattttccccTTGAAAGGAATTGGGTGATgctatttttcgccaccccttttttattttatcgccatccccctgtaaaattacatttttgcccctgtatttaaaaaattacaaaattgccactatacttaaaatttaattaataaatgtaaatcacgcttaataacactaataagaatttaatgcataagatttgtctatatatatggaattctgagatgcgtatgaaatacgaattcaaacacggtactatctctctaaaaactggtattatctctctaaaaagtgttaaagaagtggtaacccgtaattggttaaatatggctaacgaaaacgactatgagtcggatgcggtacgtaaagttgtcattgaaaaaataaaaaaaataaaaaaaaaaggcgcacaaatctggcgcctgaaccatggttcaggtgCAAAAAACTGGGCGCCTGAATCATGGTTCAGGCGCACAGATCTGTGCgcctgtgaattttttttttttctgtattaattttttttaattattattattattattgttagtactattttttattttccgtattaatttttttttattttccgtataaatttttattgttgataaatttaaatttttaagatttttttatttacgtaatgtttttaatttgttgttgttgttgtcattattattattattattattattgtagtcattaatgtacttaatttatattatttatatttcaaatttgcaggagtttgaaaactttggagacaacgtagactactccggtagctttgttacggatagggaatatatctccttagatgagttacatagttgggccgatgcgatagcaataacaatcggttttcaatttacacgtgcttcttataaaaagaaagaaggacgttctagagttagtgtctatttaagatgtcaccgctatggtaatattaggggtgatgtacataatctagataatactgcccgacctggttctaaaagtagaagttgcgggtgtaaatttatgattgtaggaagtagtcgtaaaccaccagaaagaccttggacagtaagggtgtgtcctggtgaaaagggaaaacataaccacccgttcttggtgtacagagatggtcatgtaagggcaaataggattaatgtagacattcgggagcacatacgacagcttagtgcaaccagaatgcaaccggcctttattatgaattctattagagataattttcctggtttttatgctagtctgaatcagatatataatattagacaatcaataaggaaagaagagatggagggtaggactccccttcaacactgtcttcatatggccacagaacttaattatgtggtatggacagacttggataacgaagggcaattgagcagactattaattgcaaatcctacctctatccaaatgatacgtacgtggccgtatgttgtgctgatagatacaacgtacaaaacgaacaaacaaaagtggccactatgtgaagtgaacGGAATGatgccaaccaatcacaatttcttggttgcgttttgtttgatgcgagatgaggcggctgtgtcgtattcgtgggtgctgcagggattgagagatattttcggcactgctcagactcctagcgtcattgtaaccgatcgagacgaaggtttatctgcagctattcgtgacgtcttcccaggtaaaaaggctttgctgattcattattgtggttatatctaatgataatgtcttaattacgttcaatgttttgtttaatgtagatgtgcggcatttgttatgcatctggcatattggcaacgacgttgagaacatggtggacaagttgtgtggcggcaagaaaaatcaacaagggcaggtattcaggaaaagtagatggaaccccttggttgaaagttctacgatCGAGGAATATGAAGATAAATGGCAAGTgatcgtcagtacgtggtcggttaggaacaaaaaggtcgttcggtatttgactggaacatggattccactgagagagaaatttgtccgtgcgtggacgaatgattgtttacacttgggtaaccggactaccagcagagttgaaagccaacactcgtcttttaagtattaccttggtagcggtaatagctcattcgatacccttttcaaaagggcgcacgcacagattacaaatcagcaagctacaatccgacaagcgctacaggattCCATGTCTTCTGTACAAAGATCGATGTGACAGCATTACTTTAGACCtctatatcgccacgtatctctctatgccttggagcagctccagcttgagtataaccgcatgttagaactcggtgattttgtgtttaacaaatgtggttgtgtacttcaacaaacccatggattgccgtgtgcatgttatttacatatgtccatcggatcacatggtgctttgtatttggatgacattcatgaattctggagtactttgaggtacaccGAGGTAGGAGACGAAACCgatgaaggagtacgatacccgaacgccaatgacaaagagtactttcaatctctggtcgatgaagtcctcaaatctgatcccgctgttgttcgccgaatgtctcagttacttgaatatgaactacACCCAGATGGCGCGGAAATACCTGAGCCGTACgctagtccaccgagaaagggaagaccaagaaCAAGTAAAAacatgagaaggagaaaaagttcatttgaatatagcagatcatcttctcgcggtcgagggtctagatcttcttcccgcgggagatctagtggtcgagagACGCAATCCTCAGTAGGAATtaagttcagtttcaacttatccggtacttgactatatttttcgttttttgcattaattcgTCTCAGTTTACgcatattaactttatttacatttattgtagATGATCCTGGAGGTCGAGATTTTTCACACTTTCCATGGCCTAATAACATCCCATTTATccttcctccttacttgttcgactagattgatgtgttaggtgatggtaactgtggatttagagcaattgccgtcacagagctgggaggcgaggaagcatggcctcttttaaggcGTGCTATGAgcatggaaatgcaaatgaatagAGCGCAATACCTAACTTTGTATCTATCCCAGGAGGAACTAGACGATTCTATATTCAGAATAGGTGCACACGCAAATGCACCTGCTCCTTTCATgcactggatggatgcaccgatggctttgtactctgcagcaacatttctaaacattgccattgcttattatggttctgctgactgTAATCCGCAATACAACTGTTTGATTCTCccgttaaggaaagcatcgggcgtgaatagtgtaaataaagtaatacatatatgttgggttaatagaaatcattttgttcaacttttaatgaacgacgattcgTCCCCTCTACCGCCGATCCATCCAAGTTGGAAACAAGCAGCTGACAATTTCACCAAACATCTTGACACACATTTCAGTACGAGGATTATGCTCTGGAATAATCTATGCGGGCCACGTTCACAACCAACTAATACcaccgctgacgatgctgtaaatttagatactccatagaatTTATACACGACATTCATTATAAATTGTATATAATCCATAATTATACTATTGTGTATACGAATGACATTCATTGACGAAaagaaatgcaataataaatGTAAAATAGTTTCTGTACAGACTATGCAGGGTCATGCCCTTTAAAAAGTTGCCATtcttcaaataaatctctacaatcattaaggtatatttctaacgcatgtcgttgacgggGGTTCAAATCCGCAACCTTAGCAGGTAGTCTTGCCAGTGGACCGAATCGACTGGGCCATTCATTCAGGAACTGAAAACACAAAAGGATAATGTCcgttattaattcattaaaaaaataatctgaaaaaaaatgataataaaactcaCGTATTCAGATCTGCTCTGAGAAGGACCAGGACCGGAAGTAGGCCCTTCGTCCGGGGCTATGTACGGGTGTGAGCACACTTTGAACCAatcaacgtaattaggttcagcCTCAAAAGGAACAGAAGCCCGACAAAGTCCCTGCTCAACAAGGCGGGcactataggggaacctactccatgcctccaaatatacagcagcagaaggaaaggtcacgtagtaggtaccgtgtgccggtcggaCAACCTTGGTTGGTCTAATAGGAGCGGGaggaatagcctgcacgaacccaatctgtcgcaatgtccgctccggcaaatacacctccacaacatcaaagcacgtgatacccccgattacggtggtgcgtgggtgatcATTTAGCAACGCACCAGCAGCAgaattgtagggagtccattcaacctgcatacaagcgaagttcacaaaaaaatactataaattgaaaacaacatgcatgacaaaatgtaatgtacagtacctgagtctccgtcattGAATCAAGAACATTGCGGCAGTCCCTCAACCTGTCCAGCTCACGACATGGTTTTTTCGgtgtccacatctccgccctagtcatgtttggcacatcttctcggcgagcatgagggcggaaagcgggaaagtactcatagatccatgtctggagcaatgtgaggcatccagcaatggtcttgcaaccagcgctagatgccattccgagctgcctgtacaagaacgccaaggtcaccgcaccccaggccacgtcctgctgatcgtcgttcacggcaagtatcgggtgaggtcgcatgccaattctggacttatccgccaacaaggttgagccgatgacagccatgtagtacgctgtcttctgggtatccatggcctgcaacctatgacacagccgcatcaATTCAGCAACGGTTATGCATCCGTCGGTGAATGAACCTTTACgccgaagctcagacagaggctccccgaacagattggtgataccaacctcccactccgcctccgaaggctcagccggcagagaaccttcaatagaaatacccaatatgcgttgcacgtcgtgcaacataatcgtcatctctc of the Amaranthus tricolor cultivar Red isolate AtriRed21 chromosome 6, ASM2621246v1, whole genome shotgun sequence genome contains:
- the LOC130814532 gene encoding protein FAR-RED ELONGATED HYPOCOTYL 3-like encodes the protein MIVGSSRKPPERPWTVRVCPGEKGKHNHPFLVYRDGHVRANRINVDIREHIRQLSATRMQPAFIMNSIRDNFPGFYASLNQIYNIRQSIRKEEMEGRTPLQHCLHMATELNYVVWTDLDNEGQLSRLLIANPTSIQMIRTWPYVVLIDTTYKTNKQKWPLCEVNGMMPTNHNFLVAFCLMRDEAAVSYSWVLQGLRDIFGTAQTPSVIVTDRDEGLSAAIRDVFPDVRHLLCIWHIGNDVENMVDKLCGGKKNQQGQVFRKSRWNPLVESSTIEEYEDKWQVIVSTWSVRNKKVVRYLTGTWIPLREKFVRAWTNDCLHLGNRTTSRVESQHSSFKYYLGSGNSSFDTLFKRAHAQITNQQATIRQALQDSMSSVQRSM